The Deltaproteobacteria bacterium region AGCCTCCATGTGCGCCGAGGTGGTCGAGGTGGAGGTGGACCCGGAGACCGGCCAGGTCGAGTTGGTCAAGGTCACGGCGGCCGTCAACACCGGCACCATCCTCAACCCGCTGATGCACCAGGGCCAGATCGACGGCGCCGTCATCATGGGCGTGGGCTACGCGCTGATGGAGGACGTGCAGTTCGACGACGGCAAGGTCACCACCGCCAACCTCGGCGACTACAAGATCCCGACCATCCGCGACCTGCCGGAGCTGCGTACGGCGCTGATCCAGTCCGACACCGGCAGCGGCCCCTACAACAGCATGAGCATCGGCGAGACCCCCGTCATCCCGTTCGCCGCGGCGGTGGCCAACGCCGTGGCCGACGCCACCGGCGCGCGCGTCCATTCGCTGCCCATCACGGCCGAGAAGGTGCAGTCGAGGATGTCCGGGTCGGGCGCGCCGGCCGCCGGAGCCGCGGGCCAGGGCCTGGATAGTGTAGTGTGAAGCCGGTCAAGAGGCAGGGCACCCGCTTCGTCGCCGGTTTCATGTCCACTTGGTGGGTCGTGTTCGCCGGCGCCTTCGCGCACGCCGTCAGCACTGGTCTGGCCTACTTCGGCCTGGCCGCCTATTTCCCGTCCTTCGAGCGAGAGTTCGGCTGGAGCCGCACCGCCATCTCCGGCGCCTTCTCCATGGCACGGGTGGAATCCGGGCTGCTGGGTCCGGCAGAAGGGTACATGACCGACCGCCTGGGGCCGAGGCGTGTCATGTACCTGGGCACCGTCATCTGCGCGCTGGGGTTCATCGGCATGAGCTTCGTGAACTCCCTGCCGATGCTCTACGTCACCATCGTGGTGGGCATCGTGCTGGGCTCCAGCGTCGGCTTCTACATCCCCGTGAGCGTGGTGGTGGCGACGCTCTTTCGCGCGCGCCGGAGCCTCGCGTTCGGCATCTTCCGGACGGGACCGGGGCTGTCCGGACTGCTGGTGCCGGTGGTGGGTCTGATGATCGTGTGGTGGGGCTGGCGCGCCGCCTCGGTGGCCTCGGCGGTGATCATCGTGGCCATGGGATGGCCTCTGGCGCGAGCCATCGGGGGGGCGTACGAGCGCGGCGCCGGCCTTGCGGAATCACCGCGCGACACGCCGGCACGGGGGGCCGCGGGCAAGGCCCCAGCCCCCGAGGTCTCGCTGTCGGTGAAGGAGGTGCTGCGCACCCGTTCGTTCTGGTTCCTCGCCGCGGTCATGGGGCTGCGGCAGATGGTCACCGAGGGCCTCTCGGTCCACCTCGTCATCCTCCTGGTGGACCGGGGGTGGGCGCAGGAAGTGGCCGCCGGGCTGCTCGGCGTCTCCGCTCTCATCGGCGTCCCCGCGCGCCTGGCTTTCGGCTGGATGGGGGACTTCATCGAGAAGCGCCGCCTGATGATCGGCCTGCTCGGCACCCTCAGCGCTTCGGTCCTGACCATGGCCGTGACCGATTCCTCCGCCTGGTTCATGGCCGGCTTGGTGGTGTACTCGCTCTGCTACGGCGGTCTCGCGTCGCTCCAGGAGCCTATTCGCGCCGACTACTTCGGCGTCCGCCACTTCGCCAGCATCCAGGGCTTCA contains the following coding sequences:
- a CDS encoding MFS transporter, whose protein sequence is MKPVKRQGTRFVAGFMSTWWVVFAGAFAHAVSTGLAYFGLAAYFPSFEREFGWSRTAISGAFSMARVESGLLGPAEGYMTDRLGPRRVMYLGTVICALGFIGMSFVNSLPMLYVTIVVGIVLGSSVGFYIPVSVVVATLFRARRSLAFGIFRTGPGLSGLLVPVVGLMIVWWGWRAASVASAVIIVAMGWPLARAIGGAYERGAGLAESPRDTPARGAAGKAPAPEVSLSVKEVLRTRSFWFLAAVMGLRQMVTEGLSVHLVILLVDRGWAQEVAAGLLGVSALIGVPARLAFGWMGDFIEKRRLMIGLLGTLSASVLTMAVTDSSAWFMAGLVVYSLCYGGLASLQEPIRADYFGVRHFASIQGFSRMFVTAGSVMGPVIAGFFYDLTHSYTIPLAVFAGSAFASTVLMFFTLPPARNAPRN